The Lepeophtheirus salmonis chromosome 1, UVic_Lsal_1.4, whole genome shotgun sequence genome has a segment encoding these proteins:
- the LOC121113699 gene encoding uncharacterized protein, with amino-acid sequence MSYSSYSSKTLAKQDDRPVINLNVPLPKDVVGKVRVTTVSTKTQVRYKKNQEDEDYHACHPSFRVTRSWSALVNPEEAKKGIQLKLESEKCEDYQQSLGKCTESNYLEDSKTSYPTTPVYSPNSEVSIDNVLVHKRHKDNENLDSDVETTHCRSFIQNSSSGSRLSLLYRNTPSVRKKQKAQYRLNRSLPMSIIDSKLSSTCSCDKDLSYGPISISKNEQSECFSKDRAPKGKSLYTYNPYSKGMEPNYNHYSMDSRYGYEEGDVLNKKNDAGMTPARSSEFRRPGDEGKIYRILNVEKQLTYVPEVSPNKFCKPNAVIKRYRTVENPITECESSKYFTGFEKVFPNPLTNLSIFFKKKETIPPRIETKIRTTMVSEIVDRKEVGNDAYKNFIDTHEIDEEIPIHFTKLSKKQIEKNDPRILRVADVITVAQIKKVTPEQLRNRF; translated from the exons ATGTCGTATTCGAGTTATAGTAGTAAAACCCTTGCAAAACAAGACGATCGAccagtaattaatttaaatgtaccGTTGCCAAAGGATGTGGTTGGCAAAGTTCGAGTCACAACAGTTTCGACGAAAACACAAGTTCGATACAAAAAAAACCAGGAAGATGAGGATTATCATGCATGCCATCCATCATTTAGAGTTACTAGATCATGGAGTGCATTAGTTAACCCTGAAGAGGCTAAAAAGGGAATTCAACTTAAATTGGAAAGCGAAAAGTGTGAAGACTATCAACAATCGCTTGGAAAATGCACAGAATCCAACTATCTAGAAGATTCAAAAACATCTTATCCTACAACTCCAGTATACAGTCCCAATTCAGAAGTTTCGATCGATAATGTTTTAGTACACAAGAGACATAAGGATAATGAAAACTTAGATTCCGACGTAGAAACGACCCATTGCAGGAGCTTTATCCAAAATTCAAGTTCTGGTAGCCGTTTGTCATTGTTATACCGAAATACTCCGAgtgttagaaaaaaacaaaaagccCAATACCGATTGAATCGAAGTCTCCCGATGAGTATTattgattcaaaattatcatctaCTTGTAGTTGTGACAAAGACTTGTCATACGGTCCTATAAGTATTTCAAAGAATGAACAGTCGGAATGTTTCTCAAAAGACAGAG CTCCAAAAGGAAAATCTCTGTATACATACAATCCTTATTCAAAAGGGATGGAAccaaattataatcattattcgATGGATTCCAGATATGGATATGAAGAAGGAGATGtacttaataagaaaaatgatgCTGGAATGACACCAGCAAGATCAAGTGAATTTCGTAGACCTGGTGACGAAGGAAAAATTTACCGTATTCTAAATGTTGAAAAACAATTAACTTATGTTCCTGAAGTTTctccaaataaattttgtaagcCAAATGCTGTAATAAAACGCTATAGAACCGTTGAAAATCCAATCACCGAATGtgaaagttcaaaatattttactggGTTTGAAAAGGTTTTTCCAAATCCTCTGACTAACcttagtatatttttcaaaaaaaaagaaactattcCTCCaagaattgaaacaaaaataagaacgACTATGGTTAGTGAAATAGTGGATCGAAAGGAAGTTGGAAATGATGCGTACAAAAACTTTATCGATACTCATGAAATTGATGAAGAAATACCGATTCATTTTACAAagctttcaaaaaaacaaattgaaaaaaacgaCCCAAGAATTCTTAGAGTGGCTGATGTGATTACAGTGGCACAAATCAAAAAGGTGACTCCTGAACAACTTCGAAATCGCTTTTAA